In Candidatus Palauibacter soopunensis, the genomic stretch GTTCCTCGCCTCCGAGCGCGCCAGCTACGTCACCGGCGTGTCCATCGCCGTCGACGGGGGGCGCACGCGAGCTCTCCATTGACCTCCGGGGCCTGGCGTTCATCCGGGCGAAGCGCCATCGCGGCCGGTGCGACGGCGCTCGGTGCCGCCGGGGCGCTGTGCGGGGCGCTCTGGCTGTGGGTGGGCGCGGCGCCCCCGAAGATGCCGCCGCGACAGGAGGCCGCTCCCTGCACGCCCGGCGAAGAGCAGGGGGCCGCTGCGAACGCCGACCTGTACTGCATGTCCCTGTTCCCGACGCCCCGCGTGCCCGGCGCGGCCGGTACGGTCGAGTTGCGCCGACCTCGGGGGCCGTTCTCGATGGGGGTGACGCCGGACGGGCGGCTTCTGTACGACGCCGTGATCTCGACGGACCTTCCGCCGCCCTCGACGCTCGGTCCGTACGACCGTTACGTCGCCTGGGCCTCGACCCAGGTGTTATGGCCCATCGAGCGGCTCGGCGAGGTCCCCGCACGCGGACGCGTCGAGGTGGGGCAGGTCGCGTTCAACAAGTTCCTCGTCCTCGTCACGGCGGAGTCCGGATCGGAGCCCGGAGGGGCCGAGGGGGCGGACGTGGAGCCGGCGGGTCCCTACGTGCTGCGGGCCCAGTCGCCTTCCAGCCGCATGCAGCCCGCCGACTTCCTCGAGTTCGCGCTCGGCGCCTCGCGGATGGGTCCCGGCGAGATGGCGATGGACGACGCCTGGAGCGGGGTGCCGATGCCCGACGGGGTCATGATGCTCCCGTCGCTCATGGAGCTTCGGCCGGACGTGCAGCCCTGGCTGCCGGGAGACGGATGGGAAGGCGAGATCGTCGATGCGCGCCCCCGCGAATTGATCGAACTCGGCGACGGCGACTCGCTCTCCCTCGACGCCGTCTACGTGCGCCGCCGCATCGGGAGCCGCGAGCTCCTCGGCTACGGCTTCAACGGGCAGATCCCTGGGCCCCTCCTTTGGGTCCCCGAGGACGCGACCGTCACGATCGACTTCACGAACCGGATCGATTGGCCGACCGCGATCCACTGGCACGGACTCCGGCTCGACAACCGCTTCGACGGCGTCCCGGGCCTGACACAGGATGTCGTGCTGCCCGGCGAGAGCTTCCGCTACACGGTGCACTTCCCCGACCCCGGCCTCTACTGGTACCACCCCCACCACCGCGAGGACGTCCAGCAGGACCTGGGGCTGGCCGGCAACCTCATGGTGCGGTCGGAAGATCCCGACTACTTCGGACCCGTGCACCGCGAGGAGATCGTGATGCTCGACGACCTGCTCGTGGGCGAGCACGGGATCGTCCCCTTCGGACTGGAGCGCGCCACGCACGCCCTCATGGGCCGCTTCGGCAACACCATGCTCGTGAACGGGGAGCCCGACTACGCGCTGGACGTTGAGCGCGGGTCCGTCGTCCGCTTCTACTTCACGAACGCGTCGAACACGCGGACGTTCAACCTCTCCTTCGGGGGAGCGCCCATGAAGCTCGTGGGCGCCGACGTGGGCAACTTCGAGCGGGAGGCGTGGGTCGAGAGCGTGATCATCGCGCCGGCGGAACGCTACATCGTGCATGTCGCCTTCCCCGAGAGCGGGAGCTACGCCCTCCTGAACGGGGTCCAGGGGATCGACCACATCGGCGGCAGCTTTTTCCCCGAACAGGACACGCTGGGGGTCGTTCGCGTCGGCAGCGGGGACGCGACGCCGGACCTGACCACGACCTTCGAGGCGCTGCGGGAGAACGGCCGGGCGCGCGACGAGATCGCGCCGTACCGCCCCCTCTTCGACCGGCCGGTGGACCTCACGCTGGAACTCGACATGACGACGCGCGACCTCCCACTCGTCGTCGAGCGTCTCATGCAGGTGGACTCGGCGTACTTCCACCCGATCGAGTGGTCGGGAACGATGCCGATGATGAACCTCATATCGACGCCGGAAAACGTGTCATGGACCCTGCGCGAACCCTCCACGGGGCTCGAGAACGAGGCGATCCGGTGGAACTTCCGCGTGGGCGACGTCGTCAAACTGCGGCTCCGGAGCCGCCGGGAGACGCTGCACCAGATGCAGCACCCGATCCATATCCACGGCCAGCGCTTCCTCGTCCTCGCCACAAACGGCGTGGCGCACGACAACCTCGCCTGGAAGGACACGGCGGTCGTCCCCGTGGGCGGTTCGCTCGACCTCCTGCTCGAACTCTCGAATCCCGGCCGCTGGATGCTGCACTGCCACATCGCCGAGCACCTGGAGGCGGGCATGAAGATGGTGTTCACGGTGGAGCCGTGATGCGGTACGTTTTCGGGCCCTGAACGGCCCAATTCACAGGAGTCTCCCCATGAGACAGCTCATCGCGGCCCCCGTGGCGCTCGCGGTCCTTCTCGCCCCGGCCGACCTGTCCGCGCAGTCCGCGGCCGAACTCAACGACGCGACCTCGGAGTTCGTATCCGTCGCCGGCCCGACCGTCGCTCTCACCGGCGTCAAGGTCATCGACGGGACCGGCGCCGCCGGCCGCACCAACCAGACGGTCGTGATCGAGGGAAACCGGATCGCCGCGGTCGGTCCGGCGGGCACGGTGGAGATCCCGCCGGACGCCGAGGTCCGCGAACTGCCGGGACACACCGTGATCCCGGGGATGATCGGGCTCCACAACCACATGTTCTTCATGGGGGCCGGGGGCCGCATGGCCCAGGGCAACATCTCCTCCCCGCGCCTCTATCTCGCGGCGGGGGTCACGACGATTCGCACGACAGGCAGCGTCTCGCCCTACGCTGACCTCAATGTCAAATCGAGCATCGAACGGGGACTCGCGCCGGGGCCCCGCATGCACGTGACGGCGCCGTACGTCACGGGGCCCAACCCGGCGCTCGGCGACATGGCGCAGGTCAACTCGCCCGAGGAGGCGCGCCGCTTCGTCCGCTACTGGGCCGGAGAGGGCGTCTCCTGGATCAAGGCGTACACGACGATCCGCCGCGCGGAACTCGCCGCCGTCATCGGGGAGGCGCACGCGCAGGGCCTTCGGGTCACGGGCCACATCTGTTCGATCACCTTCCAGGAAGCCGTCGATCTGGGAATGGACAACATCGAGCACGGGTTCGGAACCGCGACGGACTTCGATCCGCGCAAGCAGCCCGACGAGTGTCCACCCAATTCCATGGTCACGGTCGGGGAAGAGGGGGACCCGTCGGGGGAGACGGCCCGCGCGCTGATCCTCTCCATGGTCGAGAACGATGTGGGGATGACCTCGACGATGGCCGTGATCGAGCCCATGACGAAGGGACGGGCCGTCCTCGACGAGCGCACGCTGGAGGCGATGGCGCCCGAGGTGCGGGAGGACTACCTGGAGACCGTGGACGCGATCGAGGCGAACCCGGATTGGCCGATGACGGAGGCGCACCTCCAGAAGCACATGGCGTTCGAGCGCGGCTTCGTCGAGGCCGGGGGCGTGCTCGCGGCCGGCGTGGATCCGACGGGGATCGGCGGGGCGATCGCCGGCTTCGGAGACCAGCGCAACTACGAGCTTCTCATCGAAGCGGGGTTCGACGCCCCCACCGTGGTCCGGATCGTGAGCGCGAACGGCGCCCGCATCATGGGCGTGGACGACGAGCTTGGGACGATAGAACGCGGGAAACTCGCGGACCTCGTCGTGCTCGACGGCGATCTCGAGTCGGATTCCGCGATCATCAGGAACGTCACGGTCGTGTTCAAGGACGGCGTCGGTTACGACTCGGAGAAGCTCATCGACTCCGTGAAGGGGATGGTGGGGATTCGGTGACCCGGGCGCCCGTCGAGAAGGGACCCGTCAAGAGAGGAACGAAGATGTCCAGCGAATATCGCCGTGCCGGAAACACGATCTCCGCGGCTCGCGCCGCGTCCGCGGTTCTCGCCGCCTGTGCGGCCATGACGGCCGGGCTCACCGATGGGCTGGTCGCGCAGAGCTACGGTCGGCTGTCCGAGGAAACTCGCGGCTACGTCGCCGTGCAGGGGCCGACCGTGGCGCTCGAAGGCGTCCGCGTGATCGACGGCACCGGCGGCCCGGTCCTCGAAAATCAGACGGTGCTGCTGCGCGACGGGCGGATCGCCGCTGTGGGCCCCGCCTCGTCCGTCGCCGTACCGGAGGATGCGGACCGTCACGATCTGGGCGGCCACACCGTCATCCCCGGGATGGTCGGCATGCACGACCATCTGTTCTACACCTCCGTGGGGGGACGGCGCGTACAGCTCGGCTACAGCGCGCCGCGGCTCTACCTGGGCTCCGGCGTCACGACGATCCGCACGACCGGGAGCTTCACTCCCTACGCGGATGTCCATCTGAAGGACGCGATCGACCGCGGCGATTCGCCGGGTCCCCGCATCCACATCACGGCGCCGTACATCACCGGCTCGACGGGCTCGCCCCACCAGGCCCGCATGACTTCCCCCGAACAGGCGCGGCGCTTCGTCGAGTACTGGGCGGAGGAGGGGGCCACCTGGGTGAAGGCGTACACGTCGATCGGGAGCGCGGAACTGGGGGCGGCGATCGAGGAGGCGCACCGTCTGGGCCTCCGCGTCACCGGACACCTGTGCTCGGTGAGCTTCCAGGAGGCCGTGGCGCTGGGGATCGACAACCTCGAGCACGGGATGCTCACGGCGTCCGATTTCGTGCCGGAGAAGGAGCCGGACCGTTGTCCCGGCAACATCATGCAGCGTGCCGGCGGCTCGGACCCCACGGGCCCCATTGCCCGGGAGACGATCGAGGCCATGGTGGAGGGTGGCGTGGGACTCACCGCCACGCTCTCGGTCTACGAGGCCTTCTTTCCCGACCGCGACGTCGTGGACGAGCGGACGCTCGAGCTGATGGCTCCGGACCTCCGGGAAGCCTACCTGGATGAGCGGGGGCGTATCCAGGAGATGGGACCCGACCCCGAGAACTTCCGGAACGAAATGCGCTTCGAGAAGGCGTTCGTCGACGCCGGCGGGTTGCTCGCCTCGGGCGTCGATCCCACCGGCAACGGCGGAGCGCTTCCCGGTTTCGGGAATCAGCGGAACTTCGAGCTGCTGCTCGAGGCCGGGCTCACGCCGGTGCAGGCCGTGCAGGTGGTGAGCGCCAACGGCGCGAAGATCCTCGGCGTCGATGACGAACTCGGCACCGTGGAAGTCGGAAAACTCGCCGACCTCATCGTCCTGAACGGCGATCCGGGGAGCGACCCGAGCGCCATTCGCGCGGTCCGCTGGGTGTTCAAGGACGGGGTCGGATACGATTCCCGCGAGCTGATCCAGGCGACGCGCGGCCTCGTCGGGATCCGCTGAATCCGGCATCGATCCTGTGACCGACGGGGGGGCGTACCGTCCGGTTCCGCTTACGACGTTCACGCGGCGCGGGGAGGACGACATGGTGAGCCGCGCGCGGGCCTTCCGCGACGAGATGCGGCGCCGCCGGACGGTACGCGAGTACACCGACGAGCCCGTCCCCGAGGAGGTCATCGATGCCTGCATCGAGGCGGCGGGCACGGCTCCCAACGGCGCGAACCGGCAACCGTGGCACTTCGTCGTCGTGCGCGACCCGGAGGTGAAGCACCGGATCCGGGCGGAAGCAGAGAAGGAGGAGCGCGACTTCTACGAGCATCGCGCGCCGGCCGCCTGGCTCGAAGCGCTCGCGCACCTCGGAACGGACGAACACAAACCGTTCCTGGAGACGGCGCCCGTCCTCATCGCGATCTTCGCGGAGAGTTACGAAGTGCGCGGCGAGGAGAAGCTCAAGAACTACTACGTGACGGAATCCGTCGGCATCGCCACCGGGATCCTCA encodes the following:
- a CDS encoding multicopper oxidase family protein, whose translation is MTSGAWRSSGRSAIAAGATALGAAGALCGALWLWVGAAPPKMPPRQEAAPCTPGEEQGAAANADLYCMSLFPTPRVPGAAGTVELRRPRGPFSMGVTPDGRLLYDAVISTDLPPPSTLGPYDRYVAWASTQVLWPIERLGEVPARGRVEVGQVAFNKFLVLVTAESGSEPGGAEGADVEPAGPYVLRAQSPSSRMQPADFLEFALGASRMGPGEMAMDDAWSGVPMPDGVMMLPSLMELRPDVQPWLPGDGWEGEIVDARPRELIELGDGDSLSLDAVYVRRRIGSRELLGYGFNGQIPGPLLWVPEDATVTIDFTNRIDWPTAIHWHGLRLDNRFDGVPGLTQDVVLPGESFRYTVHFPDPGLYWYHPHHREDVQQDLGLAGNLMVRSEDPDYFGPVHREEIVMLDDLLVGEHGIVPFGLERATHALMGRFGNTMLVNGEPDYALDVERGSVVRFYFTNASNTRTFNLSFGGAPMKLVGADVGNFEREAWVESVIIAPAERYIVHVAFPESGSYALLNGVQGIDHIGGSFFPEQDTLGVVRVGSGDATPDLTTTFEALRENGRARDEIAPYRPLFDRPVDLTLELDMTTRDLPLVVERLMQVDSAYFHPIEWSGTMPMMNLISTPENVSWTLREPSTGLENEAIRWNFRVGDVVKLRLRSRRETLHQMQHPIHIHGQRFLVLATNGVAHDNLAWKDTAVVPVGGSLDLLLELSNPGRWMLHCHIAEHLEAGMKMVFTVEP
- a CDS encoding amidohydrolase family protein; translation: MRQLIAAPVALAVLLAPADLSAQSAAELNDATSEFVSVAGPTVALTGVKVIDGTGAAGRTNQTVVIEGNRIAAVGPAGTVEIPPDAEVRELPGHTVIPGMIGLHNHMFFMGAGGRMAQGNISSPRLYLAAGVTTIRTTGSVSPYADLNVKSSIERGLAPGPRMHVTAPYVTGPNPALGDMAQVNSPEEARRFVRYWAGEGVSWIKAYTTIRRAELAAVIGEAHAQGLRVTGHICSITFQEAVDLGMDNIEHGFGTATDFDPRKQPDECPPNSMVTVGEEGDPSGETARALILSMVENDVGMTSTMAVIEPMTKGRAVLDERTLEAMAPEVREDYLETVDAIEANPDWPMTEAHLQKHMAFERGFVEAGGVLAAGVDPTGIGGAIAGFGDQRNYELLIEAGFDAPTVVRIVSANGARIMGVDDELGTIERGKLADLVVLDGDLESDSAIIRNVTVVFKDGVGYDSEKLIDSVKGMVGIR
- a CDS encoding amidohydrolase family protein codes for the protein MSSEYRRAGNTISAARAASAVLAACAAMTAGLTDGLVAQSYGRLSEETRGYVAVQGPTVALEGVRVIDGTGGPVLENQTVLLRDGRIAAVGPASSVAVPEDADRHDLGGHTVIPGMVGMHDHLFYTSVGGRRVQLGYSAPRLYLGSGVTTIRTTGSFTPYADVHLKDAIDRGDSPGPRIHITAPYITGSTGSPHQARMTSPEQARRFVEYWAEEGATWVKAYTSIGSAELGAAIEEAHRLGLRVTGHLCSVSFQEAVALGIDNLEHGMLTASDFVPEKEPDRCPGNIMQRAGGSDPTGPIARETIEAMVEGGVGLTATLSVYEAFFPDRDVVDERTLELMAPDLREAYLDERGRIQEMGPDPENFRNEMRFEKAFVDAGGLLASGVDPTGNGGALPGFGNQRNFELLLEAGLTPVQAVQVVSANGAKILGVDDELGTVEVGKLADLIVLNGDPGSDPSAIRAVRWVFKDGVGYDSRELIQATRGLVGIR
- a CDS encoding nitroreductase family protein; the protein is MVSRARAFRDEMRRRRTVREYTDEPVPEEVIDACIEAAGTAPNGANRQPWHFVVVRDPEVKHRIRAEAEKEERDFYEHRAPAAWLEALAHLGTDEHKPFLETAPVLIAIFAESYEVRGEEKLKNYYVTESVGIATGILITALHHAGLATLTHTPSPMGFLNKVLDRPPNERPFLLLVVGYPADDALVPDITKKPLDRIASRR